A single genomic interval of Streptomyces sp. NBC_00663 harbors:
- a CDS encoding HesA/MoeB/ThiF family protein: MTGDRFARHALIPGWDQRRLAGATVVLAGAGALGNTVAQTLALAGLGRLVVCDPDTVAVSNLSRCPLFRAADVGRPKARVLAGALTDLAPGTTVDAREAPHVSGAGLAELREADLVVSALDSRAARISLAGRCTLAGTGMLDGGTHAWGGEVTWFPPGGRCRACGLGPAERAVQDDPWSCAAPDPAAEVGASAPVSALVGAWLADFAVRLLLGLSVPDAPLRVDAAGLAVPLSGTPPREHPDPDCPLHERLPGEVPVLPLDHRATVGELLDHLDMHEEPLAWAGFSRPVRRRAAVRAITSRLRSAPASARLSALGVAPREVLPVARRDGSGLRYVELAAAGTERQGIQGDLTEARRATTEGVL, from the coding sequence GTGACCGGGGACCGGTTCGCGCGGCACGCGCTGATCCCCGGCTGGGACCAGCGGCGGCTGGCCGGTGCGACGGTCGTCCTCGCGGGCGCCGGCGCGCTCGGCAACACGGTCGCCCAGACACTGGCGTTGGCGGGGCTCGGCCGACTGGTGGTGTGCGATCCGGACACGGTCGCGGTGAGCAACCTCAGCCGCTGCCCGCTGTTCCGCGCGGCGGACGTGGGCCGGCCCAAGGCGCGGGTGCTGGCCGGGGCACTGACGGACCTGGCGCCCGGCACGACCGTGGATGCCCGCGAGGCGCCGCATGTCTCCGGGGCCGGGCTGGCCGAACTCCGTGAGGCCGACCTGGTGGTGAGCGCGCTGGACAGCCGGGCCGCCCGGATCTCCCTGGCCGGGCGGTGCACACTCGCCGGGACCGGCATGCTCGACGGCGGCACGCACGCGTGGGGCGGCGAGGTCACCTGGTTCCCGCCCGGCGGGCGCTGCCGGGCCTGTGGTCTCGGTCCGGCCGAGCGTGCGGTGCAGGACGACCCGTGGTCGTGCGCCGCGCCCGATCCGGCCGCCGAGGTGGGCGCCTCGGCTCCGGTGTCCGCGCTGGTCGGCGCGTGGCTCGCCGATTTCGCCGTACGGCTGCTGCTGGGGCTGTCGGTGCCGGACGCGCCGTTGCGGGTGGACGCCGCCGGGCTCGCCGTACCGCTGTCCGGCACTCCGCCGCGTGAGCATCCCGACCCGGACTGTCCGCTGCACGAGCGGCTGCCCGGGGAGGTCCCGGTGCTGCCGCTGGACCACCGGGCCACGGTGGGCGAGCTGCTGGACCACCTGGACATGCACGAAGAGCCGCTCGCCTGGGCAGGATTCAGCAGGCCGGTGCGGCGGCGGGCGGCGGTGCGCGCCATCACCTCCCGGCTGCGGTCCGCGCCCGCCTCGGCGCGGCTGAGCGCACTGGGGGTGGCGCCGCGTGAAGTACTGCCCGTGGCCCGGCGCGACGGATCGGGGCTGCGGTACGTCGAGTTGGCCGCCGCCGGGACGGAACGGCAGGGAATACAGGGCGACTTGACCGAGGCACGGCGCGCGACGACGGAGGGTGTCCTGTGA
- a CDS encoding radical SAM-modified peptide, FtsH ternary system-associated: protein MSAEYRFVEDLPDLIDASEYDDHPDGRLVRLRISWDETGVEVLGDAFRPDMLEELLERMGPDAVEQMLCG, encoded by the coding sequence ATGAGTGCCGAGTACCGCTTCGTGGAGGACCTGCCGGACCTGATCGACGCGTCCGAGTACGACGACCATCCCGACGGACGGCTCGTACGGCTGCGGATCAGCTGGGACGAGACGGGGGTCGAGGTGCTCGGCGACGCCTTCCGGCCGGACATGCTGGAGGAGTTGCTGGAGCGGATGGGGCCCGACGCAGTGGAGCAGATGCTCTGCGGCTGA
- a CDS encoding ATP-binding protein, whose product MTRALRLATADHGDRMDLLGTAGDRPLREVLASCEVWLLDPLDEELLDRPWSDFAADILLRSEIYPGTPLFAPPGITAPPVQTSPTSPAPTSLAKPLDGNAGGVEAAPDTEPADHPDRITDAQAVRLAYYPHIERVASLLRSRLPVLVISEKLIVTHLWEEMVTLAECRGIRLDDDSTDDEGGGGRGSGDPVADMNGAQLSTRQRRLARLRAQLEELKEGDVIVLTHLDLLAGSADIGRHAEARELVELLYAFPDQLVLAFADPTLPLPDVLAERFSARVTLSGLPPKVKTPETEEALLGAALVTREEAETFEGFQPREFYKHVAGMNPVRLRQAMRYAHEKHRTQPKRATQQDLRETLLTFKAQQSSHFEVPNVTLGDIGGYDEVKDEIRQTLAIISGAQSLPDDMEEVRSELVPRGIIFYGPPGTGKTLFAKAIANGMNATIQVVSGPEVTDMYVGESERKVREIFASARRSAPSVIVFDEIDAITMERSNRPDGGSRAGNSVVAQILTEMDGFRPEVPMLVIGTTNRIDIIDKALLRPSRFRSIAISLPDVTARRAILRHHAGRYHISLDDEVLELIAEATAGRNGDELRSLMRDAFVGRHMHGIEPDARRLGWLVGRLQQGRLEMISERR is encoded by the coding sequence ATGACGAGAGCACTGCGCCTGGCCACCGCGGACCACGGCGACCGGATGGACCTGCTCGGCACGGCGGGCGACCGCCCACTGCGGGAGGTGCTGGCCTCCTGCGAGGTGTGGCTGCTGGACCCGCTGGACGAGGAGCTGCTGGACCGGCCCTGGTCGGACTTCGCCGCCGACATCCTGCTGCGGTCCGAGATCTACCCCGGTACACCGCTGTTCGCGCCGCCCGGGATCACGGCCCCGCCGGTGCAGACGTCACCGACCTCGCCCGCCCCCACGTCCCTCGCCAAGCCCCTCGACGGGAACGCCGGCGGTGTGGAAGCGGCACCCGACACCGAACCGGCCGACCACCCGGACCGCATCACCGACGCCCAGGCCGTCCGGCTCGCCTACTACCCGCACATCGAACGCGTCGCCTCCCTGCTGCGCAGCCGGCTGCCCGTCCTCGTCATCAGCGAGAAGCTGATCGTCACCCATCTGTGGGAGGAGATGGTCACGCTCGCCGAGTGCCGCGGCATCCGGCTCGACGACGACTCGACGGACGACGAGGGCGGCGGTGGCCGTGGGTCCGGCGACCCCGTCGCCGACATGAACGGCGCGCAGCTGAGCACCCGGCAGCGCCGCCTCGCCCGACTCCGCGCCCAGCTGGAGGAGTTGAAGGAGGGCGACGTCATCGTCCTCACCCATCTCGACCTGCTGGCCGGCAGCGCCGACATCGGCCGGCACGCCGAGGCGCGTGAACTGGTCGAGCTGCTCTACGCCTTCCCCGATCAGCTGGTCCTCGCCTTCGCCGACCCCACCCTGCCGCTGCCGGACGTGCTGGCCGAGCGGTTCAGCGCCCGGGTCACCCTCAGCGGTCTGCCGCCGAAGGTGAAGACGCCGGAGACCGAGGAGGCCCTCCTGGGGGCCGCCCTGGTGACGCGGGAGGAGGCCGAGACCTTCGAGGGGTTCCAGCCGCGCGAGTTCTACAAGCACGTCGCCGGCATGAACCCCGTACGCCTGCGGCAGGCCATGCGGTACGCGCACGAGAAGCACCGGACGCAGCCGAAGCGGGCCACCCAACAGGACCTGCGGGAGACGCTGTTGACGTTCAAGGCGCAGCAGTCCTCGCACTTCGAGGTCCCCAACGTCACGCTGGGCGACATCGGCGGCTACGACGAGGTCAAGGACGAGATCCGGCAGACGCTCGCCATCATCAGCGGCGCGCAGAGCCTGCCCGACGACATGGAGGAGGTGCGCTCCGAACTCGTCCCGCGCGGCATCATCTTCTACGGCCCGCCCGGCACCGGTAAGACACTGTTCGCCAAGGCCATCGCCAACGGCATGAACGCCACCATCCAGGTGGTGTCCGGGCCCGAGGTCACCGACATGTACGTCGGTGAGAGCGAGCGCAAGGTGCGGGAGATCTTCGCGTCCGCGCGGCGCAGCGCGCCCTCCGTCATCGTCTTCGACGAGATCGACGCGATCACGATGGAGCGCAGCAACCGTCCCGACGGCGGCAGCCGGGCCGGCAACAGCGTGGTCGCGCAGATCCTCACCGAGATGGACGGCTTCCGGCCCGAGGTGCCGATGCTGGTGATCGGCACGACGAACCGCATCGACATCATCGACAAGGCGCTGCTGCGGCCGAGCCGGTTCCGTTCCATCGCCATCTCGCTGCCCGACGTCACCGCCCGCCGGGCCATCCTGCGCCACCACGCGGGCCGCTATCACATCTCCCTGGACGACGAGGTGCTCGAACTGATCGCCGAGGCCACCGCGGGCCGCAACGGCGACGAGCTGCGCTCCCTGATGCGGGACGCGTTCGTCGGCAGACACATGCACGGCATCGAACCCGACGCACGCCGGCTGGGCTGGCTGGTGGGGCGCCTCCAGCAGGGCCGCCTGGAAATGATCTCGGAGCGCCGATGA
- a CDS encoding ubiquitin-conjugating enzyme E2, with protein MRDELYNELERVINPQEGEIILRSIGFREARLPSTELSPRFYWSEVRRLIDAGVLVDGEALLARAAHNEYPGNAVFRASVEALEPVTEPPQPPRSEYHGPPPSGPTPASAPPTEPETYPTLVFVCSTHHAAFIEEVRRLDPRAELFFVSQGEEAQVGQIAMSLTRELTYGQIDDVRGELIAAGAPADLEILQEVYDHRPYLLEALRVNGPDQQPYDLAGVPSITPVRDIAAAVLAHYEGRMGRRPRTVVDHQQPDGSFRRLDPAQSLHDAGVREGDTLNVYPEATAGHAELRMQAIIRVREEMHRYADQHEDFEIVDTDDPEFPTDYEIRFKGPGLRLPDQQSASALPRPEAQDKHNLLILLGPDFPLVAPAVFWLSPIFHPNIKGPDPQYPEAEGAVCLGVLAHSWRPALDFGQLCQMLVDMAGYRNYEISDSFNPIAAYWAQTEDGAAMIEAIGGKPPVPVPPPDDGALRVGALRIRRTDGVADGT; from the coding sequence GTGAGGGACGAGCTGTACAACGAGCTGGAGCGGGTGATCAACCCCCAGGAGGGCGAGATCATCCTGCGGTCGATCGGGTTCCGCGAGGCCCGCCTGCCGTCCACGGAACTGTCCCCCCGGTTCTACTGGTCGGAGGTGCGCCGTCTGATCGACGCGGGTGTGCTGGTGGACGGCGAGGCGCTGCTGGCCCGTGCCGCGCACAACGAGTACCCGGGCAACGCGGTGTTCCGGGCCTCCGTCGAGGCGCTGGAGCCGGTCACCGAGCCGCCGCAGCCGCCCCGCTCCGAGTACCACGGCCCGCCGCCCTCCGGTCCGACGCCGGCGTCCGCACCGCCGACGGAGCCGGAGACCTATCCGACCCTGGTCTTCGTGTGCAGCACGCACCACGCGGCGTTCATCGAGGAGGTGCGCCGCCTCGATCCCCGCGCCGAGCTGTTCTTCGTCAGCCAGGGCGAGGAGGCCCAGGTCGGGCAGATCGCGATGTCGCTGACGCGGGAACTGACCTACGGTCAGATCGACGATGTACGCGGCGAGTTGATCGCGGCGGGCGCCCCGGCGGACCTGGAGATCCTCCAGGAGGTGTACGACCACCGCCCTTATCTGCTGGAGGCGCTTCGGGTCAACGGCCCCGACCAGCAGCCCTACGACCTGGCGGGCGTGCCGTCGATCACCCCGGTGCGGGACATCGCCGCCGCCGTGCTGGCGCACTACGAGGGCCGGATGGGGCGGCGCCCGCGGACCGTCGTCGACCATCAGCAGCCGGACGGCAGCTTCCGCCGCCTGGACCCGGCGCAGTCCCTGCACGACGCGGGCGTGCGCGAGGGCGACACGCTCAACGTGTATCCCGAAGCGACCGCCGGGCACGCCGAGTTGCGGATGCAGGCGATCATCCGGGTGCGCGAGGAGATGCACCGCTACGCGGACCAGCACGAGGACTTCGAGATCGTCGACACCGACGACCCGGAGTTCCCCACCGACTACGAGATCCGCTTCAAGGGGCCGGGGCTGCGCCTCCCGGACCAGCAAAGCGCGAGCGCGCTACCGCGCCCGGAGGCGCAGGACAAGCACAATCTGCTGATCCTGCTGGGCCCGGACTTCCCGCTGGTCGCCCCGGCCGTCTTCTGGCTGAGCCCGATCTTCCACCCCAACATCAAGGGACCCGATCCGCAGTACCCCGAGGCCGAGGGGGCCGTGTGCCTGGGGGTGCTGGCGCACTCCTGGCGCCCCGCCCTGGACTTCGGCCAACTGTGCCAGATGCTCGTGGACATGGCTGGGTATCGTAATTACGAGATCTCGGACAGTTTCAACCCAATCGCGGCATATTGGGCTCAGACGGAGGACGGTGCGGCCATGATCGAGGCCATCGGGGGCAAGCCGCCGGTGCCTGTCCCACCCCCCGACGACGGCGCGCTGCGCGTCGGCGCGCTGCGGATACGGCGGACGGACGGGGTGGCCGATGGCACTTGA
- a CDS encoding AAA family ATPase, translated as MTTATATWSGDDLNAVRRLKALGRSIDQHFVGRRLALDLLEVAVLAHEHVLLLGPPGTGKTDLVSRFAAGLGSRPFVRLLTRFTEPAELFGPVDVPAFQSGHEYRFRTDGMLPQAQVAFLDEIFQSGSPILNTLLTVMNERVFHNGQGVEAVPLITLVGAANSLPQDPSLLAFADRFLLRLTIPPVAGNRLDELLAKGSALGRATSAGDEHAWIDAATLDRLHRQLAHADLSVVTPEYAELIHELLGQGVTLSDRRIIRGLRLVAAAALREERVRAEAADLWPLEHFWSDPAHAPVVQEAVRRRTGGLSEDPDEPARTVQRLVSDARVLGRQVGAGSPPASVERVLRQLNTLRLELRRAVPGNREGERELASIIDHTLALLDQG; from the coding sequence ATGACAACCGCGACGGCCACCTGGAGTGGCGACGACCTCAACGCCGTACGACGTCTCAAGGCGCTCGGCCGCAGCATCGACCAGCACTTCGTGGGGCGGCGGCTCGCCCTGGACCTGCTGGAGGTCGCGGTCCTCGCGCACGAGCACGTGCTGCTGCTCGGGCCGCCGGGCACCGGCAAGACGGACCTCGTCAGCCGGTTCGCGGCAGGGCTCGGCAGCCGCCCCTTCGTACGGCTGCTGACCCGGTTCACCGAACCGGCCGAGCTGTTCGGGCCGGTGGACGTGCCCGCCTTCCAGAGCGGCCACGAGTACCGGTTCCGCACCGACGGCATGCTGCCCCAGGCGCAGGTCGCCTTCCTCGACGAGATCTTCCAGAGCGGCAGTCCGATCCTCAACACCCTGCTGACCGTGATGAACGAGCGCGTCTTCCACAACGGCCAGGGCGTCGAGGCCGTCCCGCTCATCACCCTCGTCGGCGCCGCCAACTCCCTGCCGCAGGACCCCTCGTTGCTCGCCTTCGCCGACCGGTTCCTGCTGCGCCTGACGATCCCGCCGGTGGCAGGCAACCGGCTGGACGAACTCCTGGCGAAGGGTTCCGCGCTCGGCCGCGCCACCTCCGCCGGTGACGAGCACGCGTGGATCGACGCGGCCACCCTGGACCGGCTGCACCGGCAGCTGGCGCACGCCGATCTGAGCGTGGTCACCCCGGAGTACGCGGAGCTGATCCATGAACTCCTCGGCCAGGGCGTGACGTTGTCCGACCGGCGGATCATCCGCGGGCTCCGGCTGGTGGCCGCGGCGGCGCTGCGGGAGGAGCGGGTACGGGCCGAGGCCGCCGACCTGTGGCCGCTGGAACACTTCTGGTCCGACCCGGCGCACGCGCCGGTGGTACAGGAGGCGGTACGCCGCCGCACCGGCGGCCTCTCCGAGGACCCCGACGAACCCGCCCGGACCGTACAACGCCTGGTCTCCGACGCGCGGGTCCTCGGCCGTCAGGTCGGGGCCGGGTCGCCGCCCGCGTCCGTGGAGCGCGTCCTGCGTCAACTCAATACCCTGAGACTGGAGTTGAGGCGTGCTGTTCCGGGCAACAGGGAAGGCGAGAGGGAGCTCGCGAGTATCATCGACCACACTCTGGCCTTGCTGGACCAGGGCTGA
- a CDS encoding JAB N-terminal domain-containing protein encodes MALDIELFQGEARQLVRTEPLIALLKPAFAAETAPFKGRPRFVLMLRNDPGPDTYEPETPATSVPSETDTYEGDLHLTNLRADFGYIHVAIHMEGRVVYQKPYSVNSLVGPVLARLAREIAPEERRWAFRIAGLPSPEDGESAQRLPPVVDGTDDIDVSRSTRLPFGIRPAAEPEIPLLDLAGYGVTLSDTGAPVTVLLGTGVQRSLMEMELSTEIEEGGFLVGRAFRRADDPALHAVIVDEVLPAEHSGASLMHFTFTGDSFRAMSRTLGDRQLVGWYHTHLFQTERTIGLSRTDIDLHRDTFRRPWQVAALINLTSRRRVLTCYASSDDWMAPCPIRNLDDDPDSHRSTHPSLGHH; translated from the coding sequence ATGGCACTTGACATCGAGCTCTTCCAGGGCGAAGCGCGCCAACTGGTGCGCACCGAACCGCTGATCGCGCTGCTCAAGCCGGCGTTCGCGGCGGAGACGGCCCCCTTCAAGGGCCGCCCCCGTTTCGTGCTGATGCTGCGCAACGACCCCGGCCCCGACACCTACGAGCCCGAGACCCCCGCGACCTCAGTACCGTCCGAGACCGACACCTATGAGGGGGATCTCCACCTCACCAATCTCCGCGCCGACTTCGGGTACATCCATGTCGCGATCCATATGGAGGGACGCGTGGTCTACCAGAAGCCCTACTCCGTCAACTCTCTCGTCGGCCCCGTACTCGCCCGGCTCGCCCGGGAGATCGCACCCGAGGAGCGTCGCTGGGCGTTCCGGATCGCCGGGCTGCCCTCACCCGAGGACGGGGAGTCGGCGCAGCGGCTGCCCCCGGTGGTGGACGGCACGGACGACATCGACGTCTCGCGCTCCACCCGGCTGCCGTTCGGTATCCGCCCGGCCGCCGAGCCCGAGATCCCGCTGCTCGACCTGGCCGGGTACGGCGTGACGCTCAGCGACACCGGGGCGCCGGTGACCGTGCTGCTCGGCACCGGGGTGCAGCGCAGCCTGATGGAGATGGAGCTGTCGACCGAGATCGAGGAGGGCGGCTTCCTGGTCGGCCGGGCCTTCCGCCGGGCCGACGACCCCGCCCTGCACGCGGTGATCGTCGACGAGGTGCTCCCCGCCGAGCACTCGGGGGCCTCACTGATGCACTTCACGTTCACCGGCGACTCGTTCCGCGCGATGAGCCGGACGCTCGGCGACCGTCAGCTCGTCGGCTGGTACCACACCCATCTGTTCCAGACCGAGCGCACCATCGGTCTGTCCCGCACCGACATCGACCTGCACCGGGACACCTTCCGGCGCCCCTGGCAGGTGGCCGCCCTGATCAACCTCACCTCGCGGCGGCGGGTGCTGACCTGCTACGCCTCCTCCGACGACTGGATGGCGCCCTGTCCGATCCGGAACCTCGATGACGACCCTGACAGCCACCGTAGTACGCATCCTTCACTGGGCCATCACTGA